The proteins below are encoded in one region of Apium graveolens cultivar Ventura chromosome 4, ASM990537v1, whole genome shotgun sequence:
- the LOC141718117 gene encoding beta-glucuronosyltransferase GlcAT14A-like, which translates to MKKLRSFYMHLRHPHTTERKWIFPLALTSLLSISLLLFLTSLSPSSTSLLLSLHSLSLSSSSSSIFIESKLHSLPISSLPPPPRLAYLISGSNGDGSMLKRTLLALYHPHNRYIVHLDAESSETERIDLFEFVRNSSIFGQFGNVRMITKANLVTYRGPTMVANTLHAAALLLREGGDWDWFINLSASDYPLVTQDDLLDAFSYLPRDLNFIDHTSDIGWKESQRAKPVIVDPGLYMTKKSDVFWITQRRSVPTAFKLFTGSAWMALSRPFIDYCIWGWDNLPRTVLMYYANFLSSPEGYFHTVVCNAREFRNTTVNSDLHFISWDNPPKQHPHYLTVDDMNKMVDSNAPFARKFHRDDPVLDKIDSELLSRGQGMIVPGGWCLGSRENGSDPCSVVGNITLLRPTPGAKRLETLISSLLSDDKFRPMQCK; encoded by the exons ATGAAGAAGCTCCGAAGCTTCTATATGCACCTACGCCACCCCCACACTACCGAACGCAAATGGATCTTCCCTTTAGCCCTCACTTCACTTCTCTCCATCtctctccttctctttctcacatctctctctccctcctccacctctctccttctctctctccactctctctccctctcctcCTCTTCTTCATCTATTTTCATCGAATCCAAACTCCATTCTCTCCCTATCTCCTCTCTCCCCCCTCCTCCTCGTCTCGCTTATCTCATTTCCGGCTCTAACGGTGATGGCTCTATGCTTAAACGCACTCTACTCGCCCTCTACCATCCTCACAATCGCTATATTGTGCATCTCGATGCCGAGTCTTCGGAGACTGAGAGGATTGATCTGTTTGAGTTTGTTAGGAATTCTTCGATTTTTGGTCAATTTGGTAATGTTAGAATGATTACTAAGGCTAATCTTGTTACTTATCGCGGTCCGACTATGGTTGCTAATACTCTTCATGCTGCTGCTTTGTTGCTTCGAGAAGGCGGTGATTGGGATTGGTTTATTAATCTTAGTGCCTCCGATTATCCTCTCGTTACTCAAGACG ATCTGCTTGATGCGTTTTCATATTTGCCACGGGACTTGAATTTCATTGATCATACTAGCGATATTGGGTGGAAAGA GAGTCAGCGTGCAAAGCCGGTAATTGTTGATCCGGGGCTGTATATGACAAAGAAgagtgatgtcttttggattacACAACGGAGAAGTGTGCCAACTGCGTTCAAGCTATTTACAG GATCTGCCTGGATGGCTCTTTCTCGGCCTTTCATTGACTACTGCATATGGGGATGGGACAACTTACCCCGAACAGTACTCATGTATTATgcaaattttctctcctccccgGAAGGTTATTTTCACACTGTGGTCTGTAATGCTCGTGAGTTTCGCAATACAACTGTAAATAGTGACCTGCACTTCATATCATGGGACAATCCCCCAAAGCAGCATCCCCACTACCTTACTGTTGATGACATGAATAAGATGGTTGACAGTAATGCGCCGTTTGCAAGAAAGTTCCACCGAGATGATCCAGTGCTCGATAAGATTGACTCTGAACTCTTGTCTCGGGGTCAAGGTATGATAGTTCCCGGTGGGTGGTGCTTAGGAAGTCGGGAAAATGGCTCTGATCCCTGCTCTGTTGTGGGTAACATAACACTTCTCAGGCCCACCCCTGGAGCAAAGAGACTGGAAACTCTGATCAGTTCACTCCTGTCAGATGATAAATTTCGGCCGATGCAATGTAAATAG